One genomic region from Diabrotica undecimpunctata isolate CICGRU chromosome 9, icDiaUnde3, whole genome shotgun sequence encodes:
- the LOC140451276 gene encoding uncharacterized protein codes for MQKAVLLVKSKWIYAPTADKTEEEIEKFYDDLQNTLQNTTSRDIPVVMGDFNAKVGEGRCESTVGPYELRVRNERGERLIEFCLEHNLARQENIYEDNQSRYKPKRSGHITDYHGDPVIDIEQTKNIRKRYVEKTFDDDRDNNQIIMEYDTGPPITQDEIKAAIEATKAGKAPGPDNFHSEFLKIMGDGKAFDRIKHDKLMDILKATDLDNKDLRVIKNIYYNQLATIGVKDQLTEEVSIKRGVRQGCILSPLLFNVYSEHVMSQALEHIEEDILINGERLNNIRYTDDTILFADSLEGLQTLAKWNVNKANWTQYSDLIEQNFLNHSDSLSTVEKYYFLMESINNAFSQSIPTYKPFKIIKQPPPPWWDFECEQVVSDRKDALIAYTTNSNFAKKVGKTGIHP; via the exons ATGCAAAAAGCGGTACTGCTTGTGAAATCCAAATGG ATTTATGCGCCAACCGCCGAtaaaacagaggaagaaattgaaaaattttacgaTGACCTTCAAAACACCCTACAAAATACAACATCTAGAGATATACCAGTAGtaatgggtgattttaacgccaaagttgGAGAAGGAAGATGTGAGTCTACTGTAGGACCATATGAACTCCGTGttcgaaatgagagaggagaacgcCTTATAGAATTCTGCCTAGAACATAATCTTGCA agacaggaaaatatatatgaagATAATCAAAGCAGATACAAACCCAAAAGATCAGGACATATTACTGATTATCATGGCGACCCAGTAATAGACATTGAACAAACAAAGAATATACGCAAGAGATACGTTGAGAAGACATTCGATGACGACAGAGATAACAATCAGATAATTATGGAATACGACACAGGACCACCAATCACTCAAGATGAAATCAAAGCCGCAATTGAAGCAACCAAAGCAGGCAAAGCACCAGGGCCCGACAACTTTCATTcagaatttctaaaaatcatgGGAGACGGA aaagctttcgacagaatcAAGCACGATAAGCTCATGGATATACTAAAGGCAACTGATCTGGATAACAAAGATCTTCGAGTAATCAAGAACATATACTACAACCAATTAGCAACCATTGGGGTGAAAGACCAACTAACAGAAGAAGTTtcaataaagagaggagtacgacagggctgcatactctctcccctATTATTCAACGTCTATTCGGAACACGTCATGAGCCAGGCCTTAGAACATATCGAAGAGGATATTCTCATAAATGGTGAGCGCCTAAATAACATCAGATATACAGACGACACCATcctctttgcagacagtttagaaggttTACAGACACTA GCCAAATGGAATGTTAATAAAGCTAATTGGACCCAATACTCTGATCTGATCGAACAAAATTTTCTTAACCATTCGGACAGCTTGTCTACCGTAGAGAAATATTACTTCTTAATGGAAAGTATTAATAATGCATTTTCTCAATCCATTCCGACATATAAACCCTTTAAAATTATTAAGCAGCCACCTCCTCCTTGGTGGGATTTCGAATGTGAACAAGTTGTTTCTGACAGGAAAGATGCTTTAATAGCATATACAACTAACTCTAATTTCGCAAAGAAAGTTGGAAAAACTGGTATTCACccttaa